The following proteins are co-located in the Polystyrenella longa genome:
- a CDS encoding coiled-coil domain-containing protein produces the protein MSTHPPITELQELLQSVRIRWQRWVTLRTTLQALLVLVGGLWCLWVLDTFYFLSASWRNVGFVCIVLTSLLWLFTRLQKLREESPTDTQLAAIIEDSHPELEERLLAAVDYQQQHSTSNLERQLQQSTIHQAVGSLRSVELQSSLRPARTLRISLVWLGLLIVSGLFFLFFAYRTSPWQRILTPWQSVSAEPTIVIEGGNQSIPIGSSIDLAAKLAKRPRHGKLDLQLNWQANDSAPQSARLHFDEATGTYPIRWDQIDRSREYWVSSNNSFDESARYRLEVVVMPQLESANITITPPAYTEHSPITHDGALGEMMVPEGSNVLLSFISNQPIASGEVLFQPDNEIEGPKSIPLEIKEDRRTALAKIPASESGTFSIQYEDKHRFTYRDEVRRHLQVQPDQPPVVEPTQITKTERENEEPSQFDLPVHATDDYTVTRVEMIIKSSDQPARIITPVEQLESASPEVPLHFRFPLSEEELSEATEVEVSFRATDNRVHPRPNETWTDPVPLIELLDPSLIEEPDAQDKALDEELMHKLAKLKTDLEKQETDVDKLAIRSRLDQPLEGGDRRLPEELIEEQEELRLQLEAIASQFNEHALYKELAPLAQHVARHELPSAEQHLQEVQDRATTSPKDALPPLTAASQQLKTAKKQVAQLEAWLENLIKLKEEIPELSELAQRSQNLADQLTEPSESGELERQLAEGTELDQSMEDFLTRHPELAEAAQAALMQQLRQVATQLQAAANQQSAINESIVSDLGQQQAELKQLKNINDLQENLTEEEEQELQQQLARLQREIQRQQQRAATLVLQSAQQSGSQSPPTQTALELVRKLEETSNQILAGQLPEALKSSQQASKTAEQLSDSAPELSAAAMELNQTQQELSQQLGAQANRPAARHAARREGQDQLQTRVNQLENQLDRLTEQAVQLATAAEQQPNELSEQLNVPRQFLKKAEKPLERSIRRLQSHDYLLARESTRNSATMLKQAALTLNQLTQSEENQAVPIPQSFSEQIAEAANQLNNAQQLLAQQMNQQQANQQQGDAQGESPDGEQTAAKEGQSPPSGKGESPNPNSSNSTQSGSPASQNLQQAAQALQQANQQLQNQQGTGGQSESAPSSSDQEGSSGSQAEEGGTGTKQVLTADQLQEELELLSQRPWGAVSTELKSEIREATRYRHKPEYARQIESYFKQLAAPRTPQSYLKPAPKESP, from the coding sequence ATGTCGACCCATCCCCCCATCACCGAGTTACAGGAACTGCTGCAATCAGTTCGGATCCGCTGGCAACGGTGGGTCACCTTGCGAACGACATTGCAGGCGCTGCTTGTCCTGGTGGGAGGGCTCTGGTGTTTGTGGGTACTCGATACGTTTTATTTCCTATCGGCTTCGTGGCGGAATGTTGGTTTCGTATGCATTGTCCTCACCAGTCTTCTCTGGCTATTCACTCGCCTGCAGAAGTTACGCGAGGAAAGCCCCACCGACACCCAACTAGCGGCGATCATTGAAGATTCCCACCCGGAACTTGAAGAACGGTTACTCGCTGCAGTCGACTATCAACAGCAACATTCAACCTCGAACCTGGAACGCCAACTGCAGCAATCGACCATTCATCAGGCCGTGGGCAGTCTACGCTCGGTTGAATTACAATCGAGCCTGCGACCCGCTCGGACGCTCCGCATTAGTCTCGTGTGGTTGGGGCTGCTCATTGTGTCAGGGCTCTTTTTTCTCTTCTTTGCTTACCGCACTTCCCCTTGGCAACGAATACTAACACCGTGGCAATCGGTTTCTGCGGAACCCACGATTGTGATCGAAGGAGGAAACCAGTCTATTCCGATAGGAAGCTCTATAGACCTCGCCGCGAAGCTGGCTAAACGACCACGCCATGGAAAACTGGATCTTCAATTGAATTGGCAAGCAAACGATTCCGCACCGCAGTCCGCGCGACTTCATTTCGATGAAGCGACGGGGACCTACCCGATACGTTGGGATCAGATCGATCGCTCTCGGGAATACTGGGTCAGTTCGAACAATTCCTTCGACGAATCGGCCCGATATCGTCTCGAGGTTGTAGTGATGCCCCAATTGGAATCGGCCAATATTACCATCACTCCGCCCGCCTACACGGAGCATTCACCGATCACTCATGACGGGGCTCTGGGCGAAATGATGGTGCCCGAAGGTAGCAATGTTCTGCTTAGTTTCATCAGTAACCAACCCATCGCCAGTGGCGAAGTTTTATTTCAACCGGATAATGAAATAGAGGGACCGAAATCAATTCCTTTAGAAATCAAAGAAGACCGTAGAACTGCCCTCGCGAAAATTCCCGCCAGCGAATCGGGAACTTTTTCGATTCAATATGAAGATAAACACCGCTTTACCTATCGGGATGAAGTTCGTCGGCACTTGCAGGTGCAACCGGATCAGCCGCCTGTAGTTGAACCCACGCAAATCACAAAGACAGAACGAGAGAACGAAGAACCGTCGCAGTTTGATCTTCCAGTGCATGCCACCGATGACTACACCGTGACTCGAGTGGAAATGATCATCAAGAGCTCTGATCAACCCGCGAGAATCATAACTCCTGTCGAACAATTAGAATCAGCATCTCCTGAGGTTCCACTCCATTTTCGTTTTCCACTTTCGGAAGAAGAGCTGTCTGAGGCAACAGAAGTCGAGGTAAGCTTTCGAGCAACGGACAACCGGGTGCACCCCCGTCCTAATGAAACCTGGACGGATCCTGTTCCGCTGATCGAGTTACTCGACCCCTCGCTCATTGAAGAACCAGATGCTCAGGACAAGGCTCTTGATGAAGAATTAATGCACAAACTGGCCAAGTTGAAAACGGATTTGGAAAAGCAGGAAACGGATGTCGATAAACTGGCGATCCGATCTCGCTTGGATCAACCCCTGGAAGGGGGAGACCGTCGTTTACCTGAAGAATTGATTGAGGAACAGGAAGAACTTCGACTACAGTTGGAAGCAATTGCCAGTCAGTTTAATGAACATGCTCTCTATAAAGAACTCGCCCCGCTGGCTCAGCATGTCGCACGGCATGAACTCCCTTCCGCCGAACAGCATCTCCAGGAAGTCCAAGATCGCGCGACCACTTCTCCCAAGGATGCTCTGCCTCCATTAACAGCTGCGAGCCAACAATTAAAAACGGCCAAGAAACAGGTCGCTCAGCTGGAAGCGTGGCTGGAGAATCTGATCAAACTGAAAGAAGAAATTCCTGAGTTATCCGAACTCGCCCAACGGTCACAGAATCTGGCCGACCAGTTGACAGAACCTTCCGAGTCGGGCGAACTTGAACGTCAGCTGGCGGAAGGAACTGAACTCGATCAATCGATGGAAGACTTCCTCACCCGTCATCCGGAACTGGCCGAAGCAGCGCAGGCTGCATTGATGCAGCAATTACGTCAGGTCGCAACGCAGCTTCAAGCAGCCGCGAATCAACAATCGGCCATCAACGAATCCATTGTGTCTGATCTGGGGCAGCAGCAGGCCGAACTAAAACAATTAAAAAACATCAATGACCTTCAGGAAAACTTGACGGAAGAGGAAGAACAGGAACTTCAGCAGCAACTTGCTCGCTTGCAGCGGGAAATACAACGTCAACAACAACGCGCCGCCACCCTCGTATTGCAATCAGCACAGCAATCGGGCTCGCAATCTCCCCCGACGCAGACGGCACTGGAATTAGTTCGCAAACTGGAAGAGACTTCCAATCAGATTCTGGCAGGGCAACTTCCTGAGGCCCTGAAGTCTTCTCAACAGGCAAGTAAAACGGCGGAACAATTGAGTGACTCAGCCCCGGAACTTTCCGCTGCTGCTATGGAGTTAAACCAGACTCAGCAGGAACTCAGCCAGCAATTGGGAGCGCAAGCTAATCGACCGGCGGCAAGACACGCGGCACGGCGGGAAGGTCAGGATCAATTACAAACCCGAGTGAATCAACTGGAAAATCAGCTGGACCGACTTACCGAACAGGCCGTTCAACTTGCCACGGCTGCGGAACAACAACCCAACGAGTTGAGCGAACAGCTGAATGTGCCTCGCCAGTTTCTGAAGAAGGCTGAGAAACCGCTGGAGCGGTCGATACGGCGATTACAATCTCATGACTATCTTCTCGCACGGGAATCAACTCGTAATTCGGCAACGATGTTAAAGCAGGCCGCACTCACTCTCAATCAACTGACTCAATCGGAAGAAAATCAGGCTGTTCCCATTCCGCAGTCTTTTTCTGAACAGATTGCTGAAGCGGCCAATCAACTTAACAACGCCCAGCAACTACTGGCGCAGCAGATGAATCAACAACAGGCCAATCAGCAACAGGGAGATGCTCAAGGAGAGTCGCCCGACGGTGAGCAAACTGCTGCGAAAGAGGGACAATCACCACCGAGCGGAAAGGGAGAATCTCCCAACCCAAACAGCTCCAATTCGACTCAGTCTGGTTCGCCCGCCTCGCAAAATCTGCAGCAGGCGGCTCAGGCGCTTCAGCAGGCGAATCAACAGTTGCAGAACCAACAGGGCACCGGCGGACAGTCCGAATCGGCCCCCTCCTCTTCCGATCAGGAGGGTAGCTCCGGATCGCAGGCCGAAGAAGGAGGCACCGGAACCAAACAGGTTCTCACCGCCGATCAGCTTCAGGAAGAACTGGAGTTGCTGTCCCAACGTCCTTGGGGAGCCGTCAGTACCGAACTGAAATCGGAGATACGCGAGGCAACTCGTTATCGCCATAAACCGGAATACGCCCGGCAAATTGAATCTTACTTTAAACAGCTGGCCGCCCCACGGACTCCTCAGTCCTATCTCAAACCTGCACCGAAGGAGTCTCCCTGA
- a CDS encoding prenyltransferase/squalene oxidase repeat-containing protein, with protein sequence MDRFTLTLLFILFAIFPFANSSRHSVFGQVPNDQIDEAIARGLQFLSQAQEKDHSWKIDSFGSSTAATSLSVMAFMASGQSPGEGPYGQQIEDGILWVLDHQLNGMLVHKKSHGPFYSHGISTLMLAEAVGMLKQNGADAQSELTEERCRKALEEALEVILKAQNVDKPTRHAGGWRYQPTSRDSDLSVTGWQLLALRAARNAGCNVPAENIDRAVEYVKRCATVNDPGFAYQPGSNPTATRSGTGILALEICGEHLSPATLRAAEGLRARPLKFNDQYFFYGAYYCSVGMFQMGGRYWTDTRDPLFKTLLDEQQPDGSWLANHGSERSAGKVYCTTMAILALAVEYQYLPIYQR encoded by the coding sequence ATGGACAGGTTCACCCTCACTTTATTATTTATTCTATTTGCGATCTTCCCCTTCGCCAACTCGTCTCGACACAGTGTGTTCGGACAAGTTCCCAACGATCAGATTGATGAAGCCATCGCCAGAGGGCTGCAATTTTTATCCCAGGCACAGGAGAAAGATCACTCCTGGAAGATCGACAGCTTTGGAAGTTCCACGGCGGCGACGTCGCTCTCGGTGATGGCCTTCATGGCTTCAGGGCAATCTCCCGGAGAAGGTCCCTATGGTCAACAGATTGAAGATGGAATTCTCTGGGTTCTTGATCATCAACTGAATGGCATGCTGGTTCACAAAAAAAGCCACGGCCCTTTTTACAGTCACGGAATCAGTACGCTGATGCTGGCCGAAGCAGTCGGAATGCTGAAACAGAACGGGGCTGATGCTCAATCGGAATTGACAGAAGAACGTTGCCGCAAAGCATTGGAGGAAGCTCTTGAAGTGATCCTTAAAGCGCAGAATGTCGATAAACCCACCCGCCATGCAGGAGGTTGGCGATATCAGCCCACCAGCCGGGATTCGGACTTGAGTGTCACGGGCTGGCAACTGTTGGCATTACGGGCTGCTCGTAATGCAGGCTGCAATGTTCCTGCCGAGAATATCGACCGAGCCGTCGAGTATGTCAAACGCTGCGCGACGGTCAATGACCCTGGCTTCGCTTATCAGCCCGGTTCCAACCCCACCGCCACGCGTTCTGGAACGGGTATCCTTGCCTTGGAAATATGCGGCGAACATCTCTCCCCCGCCACACTCCGCGCGGCGGAAGGCTTGCGAGCGCGCCCATTGAAGTTTAACGATCAGTATTTCTTCTATGGTGCCTATTATTGCTCCGTTGGCATGTTTCAAATGGGAGGTCGATACTGGACCGACACGCGAGACCCGCTATTCAAGACCCTTCTTGATGAACAACAGCCTGACGGAAGCTGGCTAGCCAACCATGGATCGGAGCGGAGCGCCGGTAAAGTCTACTGCACTACGATGGCGATTCTTGCTTTGGCGGTCGAATATCAGTACCTCCCAATCTACCAGCGCTGA
- a CDS encoding BatA domain-containing protein translates to MSISFFNPILLLGLLGIALPILIHLLSRKNVKVVEWGAMQFLELGKRTRRKYQLEHLLLLLLRILLICLICCALARPWMSGVILFSAETQRDPRALLIVLDSSLSMDRRDVNQKPIDRAKEIIRDILDEAHPGDQFYLLAARDVPQKLLPGWTSEPEQVRTALNELPPASGSANLPLTLIHAVQQFQEIDQLQREILILSDNQAASWHPQEEQLWQRLQNLYQITSIPPRIWSILLLTAEENAKPLINSGLETPALSRETTVSNRPLQITTTARHFGAEERTRTVHLSIDGQRLSQQSREIRMAPASLNTLSFDYLPTTPGAHLITLEWESDDWPGDDQVHSVLEVRSQVSVQFIEQNIFTDPTLMESFYLSTALTAAQQRATNILRDNNLIDFKVKQTLPEDLDALADCDVLCLANLPLVSEKHVRLLRQYLQQGGNLLLLLGDQTRADRWNETIFHPEDGLLSLKLNQIKTDPQPSRGGIHLEDRSLESGWLKPFRAEELGGLTEAIFSQWWSLQIPETADGNKSGRLQTDLLLKTGDPWLITGTVANGQIAIVTTPLNATWSNLPTKPDYVPFVHELLLSLFDHQSRHILTAGQPIIQEFKKTDEFDPAELDYEITSPAGVSTPVRLNQEDRVLFDQTATAGIYRLEGRGQFDNPDEKPKSSEDFVVGFDPTESNPISLTEAEETSLRRDYPWQVHTNWQELQSEMLTSTGRTEITTWLLLLFVIFLLGEQFFTHYLVRDAHELEAMHESEPEVPAVQQEDSA, encoded by the coding sequence ATGTCTATTTCCTTCTTTAATCCAATCTTGCTATTGGGGCTACTCGGTATCGCATTGCCGATTCTGATCCATCTGCTCAGTCGCAAGAATGTGAAGGTCGTCGAATGGGGGGCGATGCAATTTCTGGAACTTGGTAAACGAACACGCCGCAAATACCAACTGGAACATCTCCTCCTCCTGCTGCTCCGGATTCTCCTGATCTGCCTGATCTGCTGCGCGTTGGCGCGACCGTGGATGTCCGGGGTCATCTTATTCTCTGCAGAAACACAACGTGATCCCCGAGCGCTATTGATCGTGTTGGACAGTTCCCTCAGCATGGATCGACGGGACGTAAACCAGAAACCCATCGATCGGGCGAAAGAGATCATTCGCGATATTTTGGATGAAGCCCACCCGGGCGATCAGTTTTATTTACTCGCGGCGCGAGATGTTCCCCAAAAGTTGTTACCCGGCTGGACCTCGGAACCAGAGCAGGTCCGTACCGCCCTCAATGAACTTCCCCCCGCTAGCGGTAGTGCCAATCTCCCACTGACGTTGATTCATGCAGTGCAGCAGTTTCAAGAGATCGATCAACTCCAGCGTGAAATCCTGATTCTCAGCGACAACCAGGCCGCCAGCTGGCATCCGCAAGAGGAACAACTCTGGCAGCGACTCCAGAACCTGTATCAGATTACATCGATTCCACCCCGAATCTGGTCGATCCTCTTGCTGACGGCTGAAGAAAATGCCAAACCTCTAATAAACAGTGGCCTCGAAACTCCAGCTCTCTCTCGCGAAACGACGGTTTCCAATCGCCCTTTGCAAATCACCACAACCGCCCGGCATTTTGGAGCAGAAGAGAGAACCCGGACGGTTCACCTCAGCATCGATGGTCAACGTCTCAGTCAGCAGTCGCGCGAAATCAGAATGGCGCCCGCTTCACTGAATACGTTGAGCTTCGACTATCTCCCCACGACACCCGGAGCTCATTTAATCACTCTAGAGTGGGAAAGCGATGATTGGCCCGGAGACGACCAGGTCCATTCTGTACTAGAGGTCCGTTCGCAGGTCTCTGTACAGTTCATCGAACAGAACATCTTCACTGATCCAACCTTAATGGAAAGTTTTTATCTGTCGACCGCACTGACTGCCGCTCAACAGAGAGCCACAAATATCCTGCGCGACAACAACCTTATTGATTTTAAAGTCAAACAAACATTACCAGAAGACTTGGATGCTTTAGCTGATTGCGACGTCCTCTGTCTGGCCAATCTGCCTCTCGTTTCTGAAAAACACGTTCGACTACTCCGGCAATATCTGCAACAAGGAGGAAACCTGTTGCTGCTTCTGGGCGATCAAACTCGGGCAGATCGTTGGAACGAAACGATCTTTCATCCTGAGGACGGTTTACTCTCATTAAAACTCAACCAAATCAAAACGGATCCTCAACCGTCGCGAGGAGGCATCCACCTTGAAGATCGTTCGCTTGAGTCCGGTTGGTTAAAACCGTTCCGAGCCGAAGAACTGGGAGGCCTCACTGAAGCGATCTTCAGTCAGTGGTGGTCTCTTCAGATTCCGGAGACGGCCGACGGGAATAAATCGGGACGACTCCAAACCGACCTTCTCCTGAAGACGGGCGATCCCTGGTTGATAACGGGCACCGTTGCAAATGGCCAAATCGCCATCGTCACCACGCCTCTCAATGCGACCTGGTCCAACCTGCCGACGAAACCGGACTACGTCCCCTTCGTGCATGAGTTATTACTTTCCCTGTTCGATCACCAAAGCCGACATATTCTCACAGCTGGTCAGCCCATCATTCAGGAGTTCAAGAAGACTGACGAGTTCGATCCCGCCGAACTCGATTACGAAATAACCTCCCCTGCCGGAGTTTCGACACCGGTCCGGCTCAATCAGGAAGATCGAGTTTTATTCGACCAGACTGCGACGGCGGGAATTTACCGGCTTGAAGGCAGAGGTCAGTTCGACAACCCCGATGAGAAACCGAAAAGTTCGGAGGATTTCGTCGTCGGTTTCGATCCAACAGAATCGAATCCGATATCACTGACTGAAGCAGAAGAAACGTCACTCCGTCGAGATTATCCGTGGCAAGTTCACACCAACTGGCAGGAGCTCCAATCCGAAATGCTCACCAGCACAGGTCGTACAGAGATAACCACTTGGCTGTTGTTGCTGTTCGTGATATTCCTCTTGGGGGAGCAGTTCTTCACGCATTATCTGGTCCGGGATGCGCATGAACTGGAGGCAATGCACGAATCGGAACCAGAAGTGCCCGCTGTCCAACAGGAGGATTCAGCATGA
- a CDS encoding vWA domain-containing protein yields the protein MNFLHLTQCSFSFAELHWERGYQTGLLWTVLIILASLFIWRLLKQEQQLVSRPVGLSLLGLRSLILLLLLVTFWKPTLIRSYERDRTSKLLIAMDVSESMQLKDRHASPEEKLRWARAMNWVTPETELIVEPIEKSEPKNEEAPPQEIQQEVQDENLTALFEQLSTLTRNEIVTRSLQQQDVAFRKSLEEKHLLEYLKFAGETEIDEESDDPNGENKEELDPSISEELAPTEVLSLTETDLIPVQQKAIQLSGSQPVAGIILFTDGQHNQPIDPLQLASSLKQLEIPVYPVIVGSEQRPADIILQEVAAPPAVYLNDESSVTVNIETIELPEEEITIEFYHQGELIEQQSFVTSAVAHSSETISFPLQTDIAEQHHYEIKVLAHQDEFTTENNQQHFTQQVLDNTINALLIDSHPRWEFRFLHNALERDERISLQTVLLNPPLLSTDQQKPEPPFATQLQLRPEYQDSIFEGVDLIILGDITSSQLNETGPPNTSIIFWKQLEQFVSEEGKTLVLLPGSQLIKAWDQETIASQLAPVIDPRRIQPLESTADPLPMGMPVLPTVIGYGISFLQFADQPDLNQQVWQRLPGHFSVFTGSPKPAAEIVLEAFPDPNKPGQPAMLYQQYGQGQVGWMGIDSTWRWRKRVGDQFHHRFWGQVARWAIQNKLSVETDLVRFGPERAEGTPNQAIRLHAHFSSILLDRLSELNPQVVVYKLPHTRDEKPIARLPLLPLPSRQQSMTAVVENLTEGEYEFLLETTDDDVFAEEIMAPYVVRPVPSREQTETIANRELLAELANLTGGKLLELDQLGQIPDIIQTRSSSETWREQTEIWTHPLWLALFVLLLSLEWLLRKWHGLP from the coding sequence ATGAACTTCCTGCATTTGACCCAATGCTCATTCTCTTTCGCGGAACTCCATTGGGAGAGGGGATACCAAACCGGCCTGTTATGGACCGTGTTGATTATTCTTGCCAGCCTTTTCATCTGGAGACTTTTAAAACAGGAACAGCAACTTGTTTCGCGTCCCGTCGGCCTGTCGTTACTTGGACTGCGTAGCTTAATCCTGCTGTTGCTGCTGGTGACGTTCTGGAAACCGACTCTCATCAGATCCTATGAACGAGATCGAACCAGTAAATTATTGATCGCAATGGACGTTTCCGAAAGCATGCAGCTTAAGGACCGACATGCGTCGCCTGAGGAAAAACTCCGTTGGGCGCGGGCGATGAACTGGGTTACTCCCGAAACGGAACTAATCGTCGAACCCATTGAGAAGTCGGAACCGAAGAATGAAGAAGCGCCACCGCAGGAAATCCAGCAGGAAGTTCAGGATGAAAATCTCACGGCTCTCTTTGAACAGCTTTCGACATTAACACGAAATGAGATCGTCACCCGTTCGCTCCAACAGCAGGATGTCGCATTTCGAAAATCCTTAGAAGAAAAACATTTACTGGAGTACTTGAAGTTCGCTGGAGAGACAGAAATCGATGAAGAAAGTGACGACCCCAACGGAGAGAACAAGGAAGAACTGGACCCGTCCATCAGCGAAGAACTGGCACCAACAGAAGTACTGTCATTAACAGAAACAGACCTGATTCCGGTTCAGCAAAAAGCGATTCAGCTCTCTGGATCGCAACCTGTCGCGGGTATCATCCTGTTCACGGATGGCCAACACAACCAGCCCATCGATCCGTTGCAACTCGCTTCCAGTCTGAAGCAGCTTGAGATACCTGTTTACCCCGTCATCGTGGGATCAGAACAGCGACCAGCGGATATAATTCTTCAGGAAGTCGCTGCACCTCCGGCGGTCTACCTGAATGATGAATCGTCCGTGACGGTGAATATCGAAACGATCGAACTTCCCGAAGAAGAAATCACTATCGAGTTCTATCATCAGGGAGAACTGATTGAGCAACAATCATTTGTGACATCGGCTGTGGCTCACTCCTCGGAGACGATATCATTTCCATTGCAGACCGATATAGCGGAACAACACCATTATGAAATAAAAGTACTGGCCCATCAGGATGAATTCACAACCGAGAACAACCAGCAGCATTTTACTCAGCAGGTATTAGACAACACGATCAACGCGTTGTTGATCGACAGCCATCCTCGCTGGGAATTTCGATTTCTGCATAACGCGTTAGAACGGGATGAGCGGATCAGTTTGCAGACGGTACTATTGAATCCCCCCCTGCTCTCCACCGATCAGCAGAAACCGGAACCTCCTTTTGCGACCCAACTCCAATTGAGGCCGGAATATCAGGACTCAATATTTGAAGGCGTTGACCTGATCATTCTGGGTGATATTACATCCTCCCAATTGAATGAAACAGGCCCTCCCAATACATCCATAATATTCTGGAAGCAGTTGGAACAATTCGTCTCCGAAGAAGGTAAGACACTTGTGTTATTGCCGGGTTCTCAGTTGATCAAAGCCTGGGATCAGGAAACCATCGCCTCTCAACTGGCACCCGTCATCGATCCCCGCCGCATTCAACCATTAGAGTCCACCGCCGATCCGCTCCCCATGGGAATGCCCGTTCTTCCAACCGTAATTGGATATGGAATTTCATTTTTGCAGTTCGCCGATCAACCCGATCTGAATCAACAAGTCTGGCAACGCCTGCCGGGGCATTTTTCTGTATTCACGGGTTCTCCCAAACCGGCAGCGGAAATCGTACTCGAAGCTTTTCCTGATCCAAACAAACCCGGTCAACCGGCCATGCTGTACCAGCAGTATGGACAGGGGCAGGTTGGCTGGATGGGGATCGATAGTACATGGCGCTGGCGGAAGCGGGTTGGTGATCAGTTTCATCATCGCTTCTGGGGACAGGTGGCCCGCTGGGCGATTCAAAACAAACTTTCTGTCGAAACCGATCTCGTTCGATTCGGTCCAGAGCGAGCTGAAGGAACTCCGAACCAGGCAATTCGCCTGCATGCTCACTTTTCCAGTATTCTGCTGGACCGACTTTCGGAACTCAATCCACAGGTCGTTGTTTATAAACTCCCTCATACCCGGGATGAAAAACCCATCGCCCGCCTTCCGTTACTTCCCCTGCCAAGTCGCCAGCAATCGATGACCGCCGTAGTCGAGAATCTGACCGAAGGAGAGTACGAGTTCCTGCTGGAAACGACGGATGACGACGTTTTCGCTGAAGAAATCATGGCCCCCTATGTTGTAAGGCCAGTGCCATCGCGAGAGCAAACCGAAACAATTGCGAATCGAGAACTGCTCGCAGAGCTGGCCAATTTGACGGGTGGAAAATTACTGGAACTCGATCAACTTGGTCAGATTCCTGATATAATTCAGACACGTAGCTCCTCAGAAACCTGGCGAGAACAGACAGAGATTTGGACACATCCTCTCTGGCTCGCTTTATTCGTGCTGCTGCTCAGCTTGGAGTGGCTGCTTCGCAAGTGGCATGGGCTACCATAA
- a CDS encoding twin-arginine translocation signal domain-containing protein has protein sequence MSANDPRTSRRTFLKTAGTGIAAATALQPFFVRASDKSGKKTPIVGEGEYQYSCQHGWGELPDSIRWGATHGVAIDGEGMIYIKHQSAEEEVMDAIVVFDPDGKYVRSFGKEYHGGGHGIDVRSEDGEQFLYLSDVKNREVIKTTLSGEQIWKLSYPTEAHAYSRIDEFRPTNVAFHPDGGFYVGDGYGSHFIHQYDKDAVWVRTWGGKGTEPGKMQTPHGLWLDDRPGRTPSLVVADRANARLQYFTLEGEHIDFVDDVNFPADIDIQGEIMLVPDLHARVSLFDINNKPIVHLGNDPEWTKEVLDGFEVRRDASRWKSGKFVHPHDACFDADGNIYVSEWVSTGRINKLVRV, from the coding sequence ATGTCTGCTAACGACCCACGCACCAGCCGCCGCACGTTTTTAAAAACGGCCGGCACAGGCATTGCTGCCGCTACTGCCTTGCAGCCCTTCTTCGTTCGCGCCTCCGACAAATCAGGTAAGAAGACACCCATAGTTGGCGAAGGGGAATATCAATACAGCTGTCAGCACGGTTGGGGAGAACTTCCTGACTCAATCCGTTGGGGGGCTACCCACGGGGTAGCCATCGATGGCGAGGGAATGATTTACATCAAACATCAATCGGCGGAAGAAGAAGTGATGGACGCCATCGTGGTATTCGACCCTGATGGTAAGTACGTCCGCTCCTTCGGCAAAGAATATCATGGCGGTGGACACGGCATCGATGTTCGTTCTGAAGATGGCGAACAGTTCCTGTACCTCTCCGATGTTAAGAATCGGGAAGTCATCAAAACGACGTTATCGGGCGAGCAGATCTGGAAGCTGAGCTATCCCACTGAAGCCCACGCATATTCGCGTATTGATGAGTTCCGCCCCACGAACGTCGCTTTCCATCCCGATGGTGGTTTCTATGTGGGCGATGGTTACGGTTCTCACTTCATCCATCAGTACGATAAAGATGCCGTGTGGGTTCGTACCTGGGGAGGCAAAGGAACTGAACCTGGCAAAATGCAGACACCGCATGGACTCTGGCTGGATGATCGTCCGGGGCGTACGCCTTCACTGGTCGTCGCTGACCGCGCCAACGCCCGGTTGCAATACTTCACTCTTGAAGGAGAGCACATCGACTTCGTTGACGATGTGAACTTCCCAGCGGACATCGATATTCAAGGCGAAATCATGCTGGTGCCTGATTTGCACGCGCGTGTTTCCCTGTTTGATATTAACAACAAACCGATCGTGCATCTGGGTAACGATCCTGAGTGGACTAAAGAGGTTCTGGATGGCTTCGAAGTTCGACGCGATGCCTCGCGATGGAAATCAGGCAAATTCGTTCATCCTCACGACGCCTGCTTCGATGCGGACGGCAACATTTACGTTTCCGAATGGGTCTCGACAGGCCGCATTAACAAGCTGGTCCGTGTCTAA